One part of the Bacteroidales bacterium genome encodes these proteins:
- a CDS encoding tetratricopeptide repeat protein gives MSFKPRRIFIPVLLFINLQFTGFGQENATFQQPGLDYRLADDLFRQRNFGSARQVYHDISGNLTIDDPEITTSAAFHEAISAAELNNADAPAKISRFIETYPENALAGEANLYLGKIYFRDNKFKDAIKAFQGVNVSGLGKASREELYFMVGYSQLKSGDPATAKAYFQRISNQKSPYYGQSKYFLAHIDYLQGNYKQALKSFEELESDRHYQKIIPLYKIQIYHYLGDYEKIMAIGPAMIESSNNTNKAEIARITGNAFFNAEDYKNAALYFGIYEQSNRNSLSREDHYLLGFVNYKAGEYKNAITNFQQVIRQNDALSQNASYYLGVCYNETGQKKYAGNAFLSAYKDGFDNELAEEALFDYVKICLESPFNPYNESISLLESYLKDHPDSPRSDEGFGYLSQLYLSSKNYKQALVSMELINNKNEQLQAAYQKILYYRAAELFNMQDLEGALDLYQKASELNYDESIRAESLYWVGEIFYRQNNYPAAIKYYKDFLNSKQAKGSSFYGNAYYNLGYAYFNQKEYGDAITQFNKFLEAGQSRDPKLISDAYLRLGDACFISKKYDLAIKNYDKAILAKEASMDYALYYKALSEGAKGDFNRKIDVMKVLINNYPKSGYLDDALYETALSYILLNQENQALVYFDKLVQGYPSTGKAIQASLRKGFIYFNRNDYNQAISSFKYVTEKFPGTQEAQEALAALKNIYIETGQVDQYYVYAKGLSFAEINSSEEDSLNYEVAENLYMQGKCDQAINSFKKYLDSFPDGAFVANAYYYQSECYLKSNQLSQALEGFKMVAEKPRSRFSEAALATASSMEYSEGNYSAALPLFEQLEMVAEDPDNTIASLTGQMRCHYRLKNFPSAAMAAQKLLSSGKASAELTNETHFILGQSYLAQEDLTQAEFEFSISGKLSGTETGAEASYQLAVIAFQTGRLVEAEERIYALAENFAAFDYWVAKGFILLSDIFLKNGNEFQARQTLQSVLDNYKGPELGAVAKEKLDALSN, from the coding sequence ATGAGTTTTAAACCGAGAAGGATTTTCATCCCTGTTTTATTGTTCATCAATTTGCAGTTCACGGGCTTTGGCCAGGAAAACGCCACATTTCAGCAACCCGGACTGGACTACCGGCTGGCAGATGATCTGTTCCGGCAAAGGAATTTCGGCTCAGCACGCCAGGTATATCACGATATCTCCGGCAATCTGACTATTGATGATCCCGAAATAACAACCAGCGCTGCCTTTCACGAAGCAATCAGTGCCGCAGAGCTGAATAATGCTGATGCCCCTGCTAAAATAAGCCGGTTCATCGAAACTTACCCTGAGAATGCCCTGGCCGGTGAAGCCAACCTTTACCTCGGGAAAATATATTTCAGGGATAATAAGTTTAAAGACGCTATCAAGGCTTTCCAGGGTGTTAATGTTTCCGGCCTCGGTAAAGCCAGCCGGGAAGAGCTCTATTTTATGGTCGGCTATTCCCAGCTGAAATCCGGAGACCCGGCTACAGCAAAAGCCTATTTTCAACGTATCAGCAACCAGAAATCGCCTTATTACGGGCAATCTAAATATTTCCTTGCACATATTGATTATCTTCAGGGGAACTATAAACAGGCTTTAAAATCATTCGAAGAACTCGAAAGCGATCGCCACTATCAGAAGATCATCCCACTATATAAAATCCAGATCTATCACTACCTGGGCGATTATGAAAAGATCATGGCCATTGGCCCTGCTATGATTGAGTCGTCCAATAACACCAATAAGGCGGAAATCGCCCGGATCACCGGGAACGCATTTTTCAACGCGGAGGATTATAAAAATGCCGCTCTCTATTTTGGTATTTATGAACAGTCAAACAGGAATTCGCTCAGCCGGGAAGACCACTACCTGCTTGGGTTTGTGAATTACAAAGCCGGAGAATATAAAAATGCCATTACTAATTTCCAGCAAGTCATCCGCCAGAATGATGCTCTGTCGCAGAACGCCAGCTATTACCTGGGTGTTTGTTATAATGAAACCGGGCAGAAAAAATATGCCGGCAATGCTTTCTTATCTGCTTATAAAGACGGATTTGACAATGAACTGGCCGAAGAGGCGCTGTTTGACTATGTTAAGATCTGTCTGGAATCGCCCTTCAATCCTTACAATGAATCCATCAGCCTGCTTGAATCCTATCTGAAGGACCATCCGGATTCGCCCCGCTCAGATGAAGGCTTTGGTTATCTTTCCCAATTATACCTCTCTTCCAAAAATTACAAGCAAGCGTTGGTATCCATGGAATTGATCAATAACAAGAATGAGCAACTGCAGGCTGCTTACCAGAAAATCCTTTATTACCGTGCTGCTGAGCTTTTCAATATGCAAGACCTGGAAGGAGCCCTCGACCTGTATCAAAAAGCTTCTGAACTCAATTATGATGAATCCATACGGGCCGAATCACTCTATTGGGTCGGAGAAATATTTTACCGCCAGAATAATTATCCGGCTGCGATAAAATATTACAAAGACTTCCTGAATTCGAAACAGGCCAAAGGATCATCGTTTTATGGCAATGCATACTACAATCTTGGCTATGCATATTTCAACCAGAAAGAATATGGTGATGCCATCACGCAATTCAACAAGTTCCTGGAAGCAGGCCAGTCGCGCGATCCAAAGCTCATATCTGATGCATATCTCCGGTTGGGCGACGCCTGCTTCATTTCCAAAAAGTATGACCTGGCTATAAAGAATTACGACAAAGCAATCCTGGCAAAAGAAGCCTCAATGGATTATGCCCTTTATTATAAAGCCCTTTCTGAAGGTGCTAAAGGGGATTTCAACCGGAAGATTGATGTCATGAAGGTCCTGATCAATAATTATCCAAAATCCGGATATCTCGATGATGCCCTTTACGAAACGGCTTTATCCTATATCCTGCTCAACCAGGAAAACCAGGCACTGGTTTATTTTGATAAGCTTGTACAAGGTTACCCATCTACAGGAAAAGCCATCCAGGCATCGCTAAGAAAGGGATTTATCTATTTTAACAGGAACGATTATAATCAGGCTATCAGCTCTTTCAAATATGTGACAGAGAAATTCCCGGGGACCCAGGAAGCTCAGGAAGCACTTGCCGCATTGAAGAATATCTACATTGAAACCGGACAGGTCGACCAGTATTACGTTTATGCAAAAGGATTGTCTTTTGCCGAAATTAATTCATCCGAAGAAGATTCCCTGAACTATGAAGTGGCCGAGAATCTTTACATGCAGGGAAAGTGCGACCAGGCCATCAACTCCTTCAAAAAATACCTGGATAGCTTCCCGGACGGTGCTTTTGTCGCTAACGCATATTATTACCAGTCTGAATGTTACTTAAAATCTAATCAGTTAAGCCAGGCATTGGAAGGATTTAAGATGGTAGCGGAAAAACCGCGTTCCCGTTTCTCAGAAGCCGCTCTTGCCACAGCTTCATCAATGGAGTATTCTGAAGGCAACTATTCAGCCGCTTTACCACTGTTTGAGCAACTGGAAATGGTGGCTGAAGATCCTGACAATACAATTGCCTCGCTAACCGGCCAGATGAGATGCCATTACAGGTTAAAAAACTTTCCTTCAGCGGCCATGGCTGCGCAGAAACTTCTTTCTTCCGGAAAAGCATCGGCAGAGCTTACAAATGAAACTCATTTTATCCTTGGCCAAAGTTATCTCGCCCAGGAGGACCTTACACAGGCTGAATTCGAGTTTTCTATCTCCGGAAAGCTTTCCGGCACCGAAACCGGGGCTGAAGCCAGCTATCAGCTGGCAGTGATTGCCTTCCAGACAGGGCGCCTGGTCGAGGCTGAAGAACGTATATATGCGCTGGCAGAGAATTTTGCGGCTTTTGATTACTGGGTAGCCAAAGGTTTTATCCTTTTGTCCGATATCTTTTTAAAGAATGGCAATGAATTTCAGGCCCGGCAAACACTTCAGAGTGTGCTTGATAATTATAAAGGCCCTGAATTGGGCGCTGTTGCAAAGGAAAAGCTGGATGCTTTAAGTAATTGA
- a CDS encoding MATE family efflux transporter: MKDLSVGKESRIIFQFALPMLLGNVFQQLYTIINSIIVGNFIGKQALAAVGASFPLLFTLISLVIGVGIGATIIIAQYFGAKDIKNVIRTIDTLFVFMFFASILTTLIGIILSKPIFQLIQLPADILPYAVDYFNIYMLGSVFFFGFNSITSILRGMGDSKTPLYFLIISTILNIALDLIFVVGFKFGVKSVALATVISQAVALILAIMYLNRTHDFINLSWRRLEFDREILNKSLKIGFPVGFQQAFVALSMLAMYWLVNRFGTDATAAYSVVFRIDTFASMPAMNFAMALSAFVGQNLGAQKPERVRHGLLSTFYMTTAISIAISLIGIFFAGPLMRLFTKDLEVIAIGKGYLQIVSGFYVVFSTMFIVGGVMRGAGDTFIPMLITFFALWVVRIPVGYFLSEKWGYHGIWWAVPIAWVVGLGLSFLYYMTGRWKRKVVVRHA, translated from the coding sequence ATGAAGGACCTCAGCGTAGGAAAAGAAAGCAGGATAATCTTCCAGTTTGCATTGCCCATGCTATTGGGCAATGTCTTTCAGCAGTTATATACTATTATCAACAGCATCATTGTTGGCAACTTCATCGGAAAGCAAGCCCTTGCAGCCGTCGGTGCTTCATTTCCACTCCTCTTTACCTTGATTTCTTTGGTAATTGGCGTTGGTATCGGCGCTACCATCATTATTGCGCAATATTTCGGAGCTAAGGACATAAAGAATGTCATCCGGACCATAGACACACTCTTTGTATTTATGTTCTTTGCTTCAATCCTGACGACTTTAATAGGCATAATATTAAGCAAACCGATTTTTCAGCTTATTCAGCTTCCGGCAGATATCCTTCCCTATGCTGTTGATTATTTCAATATTTACATGCTGGGATCAGTTTTCTTTTTCGGCTTTAACAGCATCACATCCATACTGAGGGGAATGGGTGATTCGAAAACCCCTCTCTATTTCCTTATCATCTCAACCATCCTGAATATAGCTCTGGACCTGATCTTTGTGGTGGGCTTCAAATTTGGCGTGAAAAGCGTGGCTTTGGCAACGGTCATCTCACAGGCTGTCGCCTTGATTCTTGCCATCATGTACCTGAACAGGACCCATGATTTCATAAACCTGAGCTGGCGAAGACTGGAGTTCGACAGGGAAATTTTGAATAAAAGCCTGAAAATTGGATTTCCGGTCGGATTTCAGCAAGCTTTTGTCGCATTGAGCATGCTTGCGATGTACTGGCTGGTGAACCGATTCGGTACCGATGCCACTGCTGCCTACAGCGTTGTCTTCCGGATCGATACCTTTGCCTCCATGCCGGCCATGAACTTCGCAATGGCGCTCTCTGCCTTTGTCGGACAAAACCTGGGGGCCCAAAAACCGGAACGCGTTAGACATGGTTTGTTATCCACTTTTTATATGACAACTGCCATCTCGATTGCAATTTCTTTGATCGGCATTTTCTTTGCAGGGCCCTTGATGAGATTATTTACCAAAGACCTGGAAGTAATAGCAATAGGTAAAGGCTATCTTCAGATCGTAAGCGGTTTTTACGTTGTTTTCTCCACAATGTTCATAGTAGGCGGGGTGATGCGGGGTGCAGGCGACACGTTTATCCCCATGCTGATCACCTTTTTTGCCTTGTGGGTCGTGCGCATACCTGTCGGTTATTTTCTGTCTGAAAAATGGGGCTATCACGGCATCTGGTGGGCAGTTCCGATTGCATGGGTTGTAGGGCTCGGCCTTTCATTCCTTTATTATATGACCGGCCGGTGGAAGAGAAAGGTTGTGGTTAGGCATGCCTGA